One window from the genome of Candidatus Zixiibacteriota bacterium encodes:
- a CDS encoding redoxin domain-containing protein — translation MAGLEDRRADFERHGARVLAVNPATLAEHRQWALLLGLHFPILSDADWRVTRAFGCKTPFLLVVRRTVYALGRDGRVVFAARGHAAWDEVEAAIRAAE, via the coding sequence TTGGCCGGTCTGGAAGACCGGCGGGCGGATTTCGAGAGGCACGGAGCGCGGGTCCTGGCGGTCAATCCGGCGACCCTCGCGGAACACCGCCAGTGGGCGCTCCTGCTGGGACTGCACTTCCCGATCCTGTCGGATGCCGACTGGCGGGTGACGCGGGCGTTCGGCTGCAAGACGCCCTTTCTCCTGGTCGTGCGGCGGACGGTGTATGCGCTCGGGCGGGACGGACGGGTGGTCTTCGCCGCGCGGGGGCACGCCGCCTGGGACGAAGTGGAGGCGGCGATCCGGGCGGCGGAGTAA
- a CDS encoding redoxin domain-containing protein has protein sequence MAAPERVKTRTRTLEVGDEAPDFTLPTHNEGDLNLAWYEGRRIVVLAFYPGDWTPVCATQIPEYQGLIDEFARYEAQLLAISVDSRPCHLAWARSLGGLSFPLMSDFWPHGGVAEKYGVLSERGFAERAVVVIDKRGIIRYIEVVPSSELPDNGKLFRCLAELKREDESAAAAGDRGAGEDR, from the coding sequence ATGGCGGCGCCTGAGCGCGTAAAGACCCGGACCAGAACCCTGGAGGTCGGTGACGAGGCCCCCGATTTCACGCTGCCCACCCACAACGAGGGCGACCTCAACCTGGCGTGGTACGAGGGGCGGCGGATCGTGGTGCTGGCCTTCTACCCGGGGGACTGGACGCCCGTGTGCGCGACCCAGATCCCGGAGTACCAGGGGTTGATCGACGAGTTCGCGCGGTACGAGGCGCAGTTGCTGGCGATCTCGGTGGACTCCCGCCCCTGCCACCTGGCCTGGGCGCGCTCCCTCGGCGGGCTGTCGTTTCCCCTGATGTCCGATTTCTGGCCGCACGGCGGCGTGGCCGAAAAGTACGGCGTGCTCTCCGAACGGGGCTTCGCCGAGCGCGCGGTAGTCGTGATCGACAAGCGCGGCATCATCCGCTACATCGAGGTGGTCCCTTCATCGGAACTGCCCGACAACGGCAAGCTCTTTCGGTGTCTCGCGGAGTTGAAGCGCGAAGACGAGAGCGCCGCGGCGGCCGGCGACCGGGGCGCGGGGGAGGACCGCTGA
- a CDS encoding ferritin family protein, with product MAKTKEYIAETLKKAIKGEEDGYTFYDLLMERATNPDAKRKLKNLRDDEVRHKHTLVEIFHKHIGPEIGDLPPKGINALAQVFRKGRLEERKSEMEFINLAIEAELAATRYYQTERDLVDDPEFREVFDSLAEEEHRHYELLQAEKDAISGNYFWFGLDDTSPLEH from the coding sequence ATGGCGAAGACCAAAGAGTACATCGCCGAGACGCTCAAGAAGGCGATCAAGGGAGAAGAGGACGGCTACACGTTCTACGATCTCCTCATGGAGCGGGCGACCAACCCGGACGCCAAGCGGAAACTGAAGAACCTCCGGGACGACGAGGTGCGCCACAAGCACACGCTCGTGGAGATTTTCCACAAGCACATCGGACCGGAGATCGGCGACCTGCCGCCGAAGGGGATCAACGCCCTGGCCCAGGTGTTCCGCAAGGGACGGCTGGAGGAACGCAAGAGCGAGATGGAATTCATCAATCTCGCCATCGAGGCGGAGCTGGCGGCGACCCGGTACTACCAGACGGAGCGGGACTTGGTGGACGATCCGGAATTTCGCGAGGTTTTCGACAGCCTGGCCGAGGAGGAGCACCGGCACTACGAACTGCTCCAGGCGGAAAAGGACGCGATTTCCGGGAACTACTTCTGGTTCGGTCTCGACGATACGTCGCCGCTGGAACACTGA
- a CDS encoding glutamate--tRNA ligase: MTDRSIRVRIAPSPTGYLHVGTARTAIFNWLFARHSGGKFLVRIEDTDQARSQADLIAPILDAMRWLGLQWDEAITYQSQRLDTYNACARRILELGRGYRCFCTPAELERGREEAKARKQPLRYDRRCLRLPPDEIARRVAAGMPYAIRILVPEGETRFHDLVLGDLGRHSDDIEDMVIARSDGSATYNLAVVVDDHEMGITHVIRGNDHVTNTFKQIHVYRALGWEIPQFGHLPLILRPDKKKVSKRLGDKDVNQYSREGILPEAMFNYLCLLGWNPKTDREIYTREELIALFTPAYFNASNAVFDEEKLEAFNREHLLRRSNHDLATMAAPLLVEAGLTTKYWLETRWKYLCEVVGLLKDRVRRVTDFAALGGYFFAFDYRYDAAAAAKHFHGGAADLLARLADQLEPLAELTADNCERAVEAAAAAAGVKKASVIHPTRLAISGMPAGPGLYEIMALLGRSAVLERLRKAIDYIHATPGAS, from the coding sequence ATGACCGATCGATCCATTCGCGTACGCATCGCCCCGTCGCCGACGGGCTACCTCCACGTGGGGACGGCCCGGACGGCCATTTTCAACTGGCTGTTTGCTCGGCACTCCGGCGGGAAGTTCCTCGTGCGTATCGAGGACACCGACCAGGCGCGGTCGCAGGCGGATCTGATCGCGCCCATTCTCGACGCCATGCGCTGGCTGGGACTGCAATGGGACGAGGCGATCACGTACCAGTCGCAGCGGCTCGACACCTACAACGCCTGCGCGCGGCGCATTCTCGAGCTGGGCCGCGGGTACCGCTGTTTCTGCACGCCCGCGGAACTCGAGCGGGGACGGGAGGAGGCCAAGGCGCGCAAGCAGCCGCTCCGCTACGACCGGCGCTGCCTGCGGCTGCCGCCGGACGAGATCGCGCGGCGCGTGGCGGCGGGCATGCCCTACGCGATCCGCATTCTCGTGCCGGAGGGGGAGACGCGTTTCCACGACCTCGTGCTCGGCGACCTTGGCCGGCACAGCGACGATATCGAGGACATGGTGATCGCGCGCTCGGATGGGTCGGCCACCTACAATCTCGCGGTGGTGGTCGACGATCACGAAATGGGGATCACCCATGTGATCCGGGGAAACGACCACGTCACGAACACCTTCAAGCAAATCCACGTGTACCGGGCGCTGGGGTGGGAGATTCCGCAGTTCGGACACCTGCCGCTGATTCTCCGCCCGGACAAGAAGAAAGTCTCGAAGCGGCTGGGGGACAAGGACGTCAACCAGTACAGCCGTGAGGGAATCCTGCCGGAGGCGATGTTCAACTACCTGTGCCTGCTCGGGTGGAATCCCAAGACCGACCGCGAGATCTATACCCGGGAGGAGCTGATCGCGCTGTTCACGCCGGCCTACTTCAACGCCTCGAACGCCGTCTTCGACGAGGAAAAGCTCGAGGCCTTCAACCGCGAACACCTCCTCCGCCGGAGCAATCACGACCTGGCCACGATGGCGGCCCCGCTGCTGGTCGAGGCCGGGCTCACCACCAAGTATTGGCTCGAGACGCGCTGGAAATATCTCTGCGAGGTGGTCGGGCTGCTCAAGGACCGGGTGCGGCGGGTGACCGATTTCGCGGCCCTCGGCGGGTACTTCTTCGCGTTCGACTACCGCTACGACGCGGCGGCGGCGGCGAAGCATTTTCACGGGGGGGCGGCCGACCTGCTGGCCCGCCTAGCCGACCAGCTCGAACCGCTCGCGGAGCTGACGGCCGACAACTGCGAGCGGGCGGTGGAGGCGGCGGCCGCTGCGGCGGGGGTGAAGAAGGCGAGCGTCATACACCCGACGCGGCTGGCGATTTCGGGGATGCCGGCCGGGCCGGGGCTGTACGAGATCATGGCGCTCCTGGGTCGCTCGGCGGTTCTCGAGCGCCTGCGCAAGGCCATTGATTATATTCACGCAACGCCCGGGGCCTCATGA
- a CDS encoding DUF3566 domain-containing protein, which translates to MKLELKAVSVWTAVKIGFFLNLIMGFIMGLVAALFMAPLMAVMSTMMPAGAGGSEFAAMPVGLLLVILPIGYAIFGAVFGTITFAIGAGVYNVTARILGGLEITYTVVEWGDPSGAAQAPPPFPRYPAPAPPYPAYPPPTGRPGPYSGSPMPPPPPPPEARPEPQAPHRPLPEAPPPGGPPEEPEKPTQP; encoded by the coding sequence ATGAAACTGGAGCTGAAAGCGGTCTCGGTCTGGACGGCGGTCAAGATCGGTTTTTTCCTGAACCTGATCATGGGATTCATCATGGGCCTGGTGGCGGCCCTCTTTATGGCCCCGCTCATGGCGGTGATGTCGACGATGATGCCGGCGGGAGCCGGCGGCTCGGAGTTCGCGGCCATGCCGGTGGGACTCCTCCTGGTGATTCTGCCGATCGGGTACGCGATTTTCGGGGCGGTGTTCGGGACCATCACCTTCGCCATCGGCGCGGGCGTGTACAATGTCACCGCCCGCATTCTGGGCGGGCTGGAAATCACGTACACGGTGGTGGAGTGGGGGGATCCGAGCGGCGCGGCGCAAGCGCCGCCGCCGTTCCCGCGCTATCCCGCACCCGCGCCGCCCTATCCGGCCTATCCGCCGCCCACCGGGCGGCCGGGACCCTACTCCGGCTCGCCGATGCCGCCCCCGCCGCCGCCTCCGGAGGCGCGCCCGGAGCCCCAGGCGCCGCACCGGCCGCTCCCTGAGGCGCCCCCGCCGGGCGGACCTCCCGAGGAACCCGAGAAACCGACCCAGCCGTAG
- a CDS encoding acetate--CoA ligase family protein, which produces MKRALDAIFRPKSVAVIGASTRPGTIGRETLHNILVAEFNGKVFPVNPKAPVIHSIKAYSTILDVPDSVDLAIVIVPKEFVAEVARQCGEKGVKGLVVISAGFSETGREGKKREMELVRVVQDYGMRMVGPNCFGIVNTSPEVNLNATFGKVFPKRGRVGFITQSGAMGEAIMNHARELGIGFSLVASIGNKADISSNDILEYFRDDPDTDIILMYLENFGNPRHFTLIARELSRTKPIVAVKSGRTTLGAKAASSHTGALAGLDVGVDALFDQTGVMRVDTVEELFDVAKALSMQPVPQGNRVAVVTNAGGPGILATDALINNGMEMPPLSPETVKRLRQFSSEDASFANPMDMVAGAGPEQFRRTLGAIITDKRYDSIIPIFVPPVTIDELEVARSIQEAVAGTKKTVLACFMGASRNSAGIEHLRSHGIPVYIYPEAIAKTLATVSHYRRRMNAPRGKVRTFEVDPDRVQAVIERARTESRTTIVGAEAIEILCAYGIPAAEYRFASSEREAAAIAKGMGLPVVMKVAAPAILHKTEVGGVMLDLRTEREVRDAFRELRKRVAAERAAGETFAVALQQMVAGGVETVMGMTTDPSFGPLIMFGLGGIYVEIMKDVAFRINPLTTADVRDMMRSLKSYPLLKGYRGAPPVDLATVEDTLLKVSQLVKDFDAFSEVDINPFIASPERARCKAVDARFIMKEG; this is translated from the coding sequence ATGAAACGCGCGCTCGATGCGATCTTTCGGCCCAAATCGGTGGCGGTCATCGGGGCCTCCACGCGGCCCGGCACGATCGGCCGCGAAACCCTCCACAACATCCTCGTCGCCGAATTCAACGGCAAGGTCTTCCCGGTCAACCCGAAAGCGCCCGTGATCCACTCGATCAAGGCCTACTCGACCATTCTCGACGTGCCGGACTCGGTCGATCTCGCCATTGTGATCGTGCCCAAGGAATTCGTCGCCGAGGTCGCACGCCAGTGCGGCGAAAAAGGGGTCAAAGGGCTGGTCGTCATCTCCGCCGGTTTCTCCGAGACCGGCCGGGAGGGGAAGAAACGGGAAATGGAGCTCGTGCGCGTCGTCCAGGACTACGGCATGCGCATGGTCGGACCGAACTGTTTCGGCATCGTCAACACCAGCCCGGAGGTGAATCTCAACGCCACTTTCGGGAAGGTGTTTCCGAAACGGGGCCGGGTCGGCTTCATCACCCAGTCGGGGGCGATGGGGGAGGCGATCATGAACCACGCCCGCGAGCTCGGGATCGGGTTCTCGCTGGTCGCCTCGATCGGCAACAAGGCCGACATCTCCTCGAACGACATCCTCGAGTATTTCCGCGATGATCCGGACACGGACATCATCCTCATGTACCTGGAGAATTTCGGCAACCCGCGGCACTTCACGCTGATCGCCCGGGAGTTGTCGCGGACGAAGCCGATCGTGGCGGTGAAATCGGGGCGGACGACGCTCGGCGCCAAGGCGGCCTCGTCGCACACCGGCGCCCTGGCCGGGCTCGACGTGGGTGTGGACGCGCTCTTCGACCAGACCGGCGTGATGCGCGTCGACACGGTGGAGGAGCTGTTCGACGTGGCGAAGGCGCTGTCGATGCAGCCGGTGCCGCAGGGGAACCGGGTGGCGGTGGTGACCAACGCCGGCGGCCCGGGGATTCTCGCCACCGACGCCCTGATCAACAACGGGATGGAGATGCCGCCGCTGTCGCCCGAGACGGTGAAGCGGCTGCGGCAGTTCAGTTCCGAGGACGCGTCGTTCGCCAACCCGATGGACATGGTGGCCGGGGCCGGTCCCGAGCAGTTCCGCAGGACGCTCGGCGCCATCATCACCGACAAGCGCTACGACAGCATCATCCCCATCTTCGTCCCGCCGGTGACGATCGACGAACTCGAGGTGGCGCGGAGCATCCAGGAGGCGGTGGCCGGGACGAAGAAGACGGTGCTCGCCTGTTTCATGGGGGCCAGCCGCAATTCGGCCGGCATCGAACACCTCCGCAGCCACGGCATCCCCGTCTACATCTACCCCGAGGCGATCGCGAAGACGCTGGCGACGGTGAGCCACTACCGCCGGCGCATGAATGCCCCCCGGGGGAAAGTCCGGACCTTCGAGGTTGACCCGGACCGGGTGCAGGCGGTCATCGAGCGGGCGCGCACGGAAAGCCGCACGACAATCGTGGGTGCGGAGGCGATCGAGATTTTGTGCGCCTACGGCATCCCGGCGGCCGAGTACCGCTTCGCCAGCAGCGAGCGAGAGGCGGCCGCGATTGCGAAAGGGATGGGGCTGCCGGTGGTGATGAAGGTGGCGGCGCCGGCGATTCTCCACAAGACTGAGGTCGGCGGCGTGATGCTCGACCTGCGCACCGAACGAGAGGTGCGCGACGCGTTCCGCGAACTCCGCAAACGGGTCGCGGCCGAGCGCGCCGCGGGCGAGACGTTCGCGGTGGCCCTCCAGCAAATGGTGGCGGGCGGGGTCGAGACGGTTATGGGCATGACCACCGATCCCTCGTTCGGGCCCCTCATCATGTTCGGACTGGGCGGGATCTACGTGGAAATCATGAAAGACGTCGCCTTCCGGATCAACCCGCTCACGACCGCAGATGTGCGCGACATGATGCGCTCGCTGAAGTCCTACCCGCTCCTGAAAGGGTACCGTGGGGCCCCGCCGGTCGATCTGGCGACGGTCGAGGACACGCTGCTGAAGGTGTCGCAGCTGGTGAAGGATTTCGACGCCTTCAGCGAAGTCGACATCAACCCCTTCATCGCCTCGCCGGAGCGCGCGCGGTGCAAGGCGGTGGATGCGCGGTTCATCATGAAAGAGGGCTGA
- a CDS encoding pyruvate, phosphate dikinase gives MPAKKAAKKTVKQTAKQASKKDAGRKTARPTPSEKTPKKIAPPKDAGGLKKTAHKPAPAAKRPAGKNVAVSAKIAEAVAKGKFYYYFGDGKADGSADMKALLGGKGANLAEMSRAGVPVPPGFTITTEVCNLYYDNNLQVPGPIDADLEKHVGMIEKSVGKEFGNPADPLLVSVRSGAKFSMPGMMDTVLNLGLNAETVEGLAKKTGSQRFALDVYRRFIAMFGNVVLGIDKSEFEQVIDKKKKERRIKQDSSLQEGDLRDIIKKFKHICRRKSGEEFPEDPWQQLRMARDAVFRSWNNPRAISYRRMHDIPSDLGTAVNIQAMVFGNMGNNSATGVGFTRNPATGTKEFYGEYLVNAQGEDVVAGIRTPQPIVQLKEEMPQAYKHLVEITTRLEKHYRDVQDFEFTIEEGKLYMLQTRNGKRTVQAAIKIAVDMVKEKLITKEEALERVEPSSLDQLLHPRLDPRASYEVLAKGLPASPGAASGKVYFTAEDVVRHGEKTPAILVREETNPDDIEGMNVAAGILTARGGMTSHAAVVARGMGKCCVSGAEAIRVNPAKKQFQVGKLAIKEGEIITLNGTTGEVILGEVPTIEPELSGEFSEFMLWADEIRRLKVRTNADTPRDAAQAIKFGAEGIGLCRTEHMFFAEDRIPIVQEMILAETPEERQAALDKLVRFQKKDFKEIFDAMQGKPVTVRTLDPPLHEFLPNRDEVKAKIAKLEPKDEEYDEKLARLERVIARINELAETNPMLGFRGCRLGILFPEITEMQVRAIMEAACELARQKKAVLPEIMIPLVGHVNELRNQKEVVLRVANEVVNKYKVKDLTYLVGTMIEVPRAALTADQIAAEADFFSFGTNDLTQMTMGFSRDDAGRFLRHYVDSGILPKDPFVSLDQQGVGQLVRLGVERGRRTKPDLKIGICGEHGGDPASIHFCNEVGMNYVSCSPFRVPIARLAAAQATLQEQKGKGKGRTGTE, from the coding sequence ATGCCAGCTAAGAAGGCGGCCAAGAAGACGGTGAAGCAGACGGCCAAACAAGCCTCCAAGAAGGATGCGGGTCGGAAGACGGCGCGGCCGACTCCGAGCGAGAAAACGCCGAAAAAGATCGCCCCGCCGAAAGATGCGGGCGGTCTGAAAAAAACGGCGCACAAACCGGCGCCGGCGGCCAAAAGACCGGCCGGAAAGAACGTCGCCGTGTCGGCCAAAATCGCCGAGGCCGTGGCGAAGGGGAAATTCTACTACTACTTCGGGGACGGCAAGGCGGACGGCAGCGCCGACATGAAGGCTTTGCTGGGGGGCAAAGGCGCAAACCTGGCCGAGATGAGCCGGGCCGGAGTGCCCGTGCCGCCCGGGTTCACGATCACCACCGAGGTGTGCAACCTCTACTACGATAACAACCTGCAGGTGCCCGGCCCGATCGACGCCGACCTCGAGAAACACGTCGGCATGATCGAAAAATCGGTCGGCAAGGAATTCGGCAACCCGGCCGATCCGCTCCTGGTCTCGGTGCGCTCGGGGGCGAAGTTCTCCATGCCGGGGATGATGGATACCGTCCTCAACCTCGGACTCAACGCCGAGACAGTCGAAGGTCTGGCGAAAAAAACGGGCAGCCAGCGGTTCGCGCTCGACGTTTACCGGCGGTTCATCGCGATGTTCGGCAACGTCGTCCTGGGCATCGACAAGAGCGAGTTCGAGCAGGTGATCGACAAGAAGAAGAAAGAGCGCCGGATCAAGCAGGATTCATCGCTGCAGGAAGGGGACCTGCGGGACATTATCAAGAAGTTCAAACACATCTGCCGGCGGAAATCCGGCGAGGAGTTCCCCGAGGATCCGTGGCAGCAACTGCGCATGGCGCGCGACGCCGTGTTCCGCAGCTGGAACAACCCGCGCGCGATCTCTTACCGGCGGATGCACGATATCCCGTCGGATCTCGGCACGGCCGTGAACATTCAGGCCATGGTGTTCGGGAACATGGGGAACAACTCTGCGACCGGGGTGGGGTTCACGCGCAATCCCGCCACCGGGACGAAGGAGTTCTACGGCGAGTATCTCGTGAACGCGCAGGGAGAGGACGTGGTGGCCGGCATCCGCACGCCCCAGCCGATCGTCCAGCTCAAGGAGGAGATGCCGCAGGCCTACAAGCATCTCGTGGAAATCACCACCCGGCTGGAGAAGCACTACCGCGACGTGCAGGATTTCGAGTTCACGATCGAGGAGGGGAAGCTGTATATGCTCCAGACGCGCAACGGCAAGCGGACGGTGCAGGCGGCGATCAAGATCGCGGTGGACATGGTCAAAGAGAAGCTGATCACCAAGGAGGAGGCGCTCGAGCGGGTCGAGCCGAGCAGCCTCGACCAGCTCCTCCACCCGCGGCTTGACCCGAGAGCCTCGTACGAGGTGCTGGCGAAGGGTCTGCCGGCCTCGCCGGGCGCGGCCTCGGGGAAGGTGTATTTCACGGCCGAGGACGTGGTCAGGCACGGCGAGAAGACGCCTGCGATCCTCGTGCGCGAGGAGACGAACCCGGACGATATCGAGGGCATGAATGTCGCGGCCGGTATCCTCACGGCGCGCGGCGGCATGACCTCGCACGCGGCCGTGGTCGCCCGCGGCATGGGAAAGTGCTGCGTCTCCGGGGCCGAGGCGATCCGCGTCAACCCGGCCAAGAAGCAGTTCCAGGTGGGCAAACTCGCGATCAAAGAGGGGGAGATCATCACCCTCAACGGGACCACGGGCGAGGTGATCCTCGGCGAGGTGCCGACGATCGAGCCGGAGCTGTCGGGCGAATTCAGCGAGTTCATGCTCTGGGCCGATGAGATCCGCCGGCTGAAAGTGCGGACCAACGCCGACACGCCGCGCGACGCCGCGCAGGCGATCAAGTTCGGCGCCGAGGGTATCGGCCTGTGCCGCACCGAACACATGTTCTTCGCCGAGGACCGCATTCCCATCGTGCAGGAGATGATCCTCGCCGAAACCCCCGAGGAACGCCAGGCGGCCCTGGACAAACTGGTGCGCTTCCAGAAGAAGGACTTCAAGGAAATCTTCGACGCCATGCAGGGGAAACCGGTGACCGTGCGGACGCTCGATCCGCCGCTGCACGAGTTCCTGCCCAACCGCGACGAGGTCAAGGCGAAGATCGCCAAACTCGAGCCGAAGGACGAGGAGTACGACGAGAAGCTGGCCCGGCTCGAGCGCGTGATCGCGCGCATCAACGAGCTCGCCGAGACCAACCCCATGCTCGGGTTCCGCGGCTGCCGGCTCGGCATCCTGTTCCCCGAAATCACCGAGATGCAGGTGCGGGCGATCATGGAGGCGGCGTGCGAGTTGGCGCGCCAGAAGAAAGCGGTGCTGCCCGAGATCATGATCCCGCTGGTGGGACACGTCAACGAGCTGCGCAACCAGAAGGAGGTCGTGCTCCGGGTGGCCAACGAGGTGGTCAACAAGTACAAGGTCAAGGACCTGACCTACCTCGTGGGCACGATGATCGAGGTGCCGCGGGCGGCCCTGACGGCCGACCAGATCGCCGCCGAGGCCGACTTCTTCAGCTTCGGCACCAACGACCTCACCCAGATGACGATGGGGTTCTCGCGCGACGACGCCGGACGGTTCCTGCGCCACTATGTCGACAGCGGAATCCTGCCGAAGGATCCGTTCGTGTCGCTCGACCAGCAGGGCGTCGGGCAGCTCGTGCGCCTGGGGGTCGAGCGCGGCCGCCGGACCAAGCCCGATCTGAAAATCGGGATCTGCGGCGAGCACGGCGGCGATCCGGCCTCCATCCACTTCTGCAACGAGGTCGGTATGAACTATGTCTCCTGCTCCCCCTTCCGGGTGCCGATCGCGCGGCTGGCGGCCGCCCAGGCGACGCTCCAGGAGCAGAAGGGGAAGGGGAAAGGCCGCACCGGGACCGAGTAG